The following proteins are co-located in the Microvirga ossetica genome:
- a CDS encoding bifunctional transcriptional activator/DNA repair enzyme AdaA, with translation MELPRDDDTLFAALIARDPSYEGFAYVGVTTTGIFCRLTCPARKPKRTNVVFFSCRDAAQDAGFRACLRCKPLDLKRPTSGALETLRDRIRAEPDRRWSAGDVRALGYDPSTVRRAFQREYGVTFAQYARSQRLGLAVNRLQQGGSVMDAQLDAGYESGSGFRDAVSRLIGDAPIRTTAHQILTAQWLDTPIGAMLAVADDAGVHLLEFAERKALPTEIERLRKRVGPICFGQHPMLDVLARQVDDYFAGHAAAFDIPIAQKGTPFEAIVWDALRQIPAGQTRSYGEIARHIGRPDAARAAARANGANQVAIIVPCHRVIGADGSLTGYGGKIWRKQWLLEHERRIATDHSQL, from the coding sequence ATGGAACTTCCCCGCGACGACGACACTCTCTTTGCCGCCCTGATCGCCCGCGATCCTTCCTACGAGGGCTTCGCCTATGTGGGCGTGACGACGACCGGCATCTTCTGCCGCCTCACCTGCCCGGCCCGGAAGCCGAAGCGCACGAATGTCGTGTTCTTCTCCTGCCGGGATGCGGCACAGGATGCCGGCTTTCGCGCCTGCCTGCGCTGCAAGCCTCTCGATCTCAAGCGGCCGACGAGCGGCGCCCTCGAGACGCTCAGGGACAGGATCAGGGCCGAGCCCGACCGGCGCTGGAGCGCCGGCGACGTAAGGGCGTTAGGGTACGATCCTTCCACCGTGCGCCGCGCCTTCCAGCGCGAATACGGCGTCACCTTCGCGCAATATGCGCGCTCCCAGCGGCTGGGACTGGCCGTCAACCGATTGCAGCAGGGAGGCTCCGTGATGGATGCGCAACTCGATGCGGGCTACGAATCCGGCAGCGGCTTTCGCGATGCCGTCAGCAGGCTCATCGGCGATGCGCCGATCCGCACCACGGCGCATCAGATCCTGACGGCGCAATGGCTCGATACGCCCATCGGCGCGATGCTCGCGGTGGCGGACGATGCGGGTGTGCATCTGCTCGAATTCGCCGAGCGCAAGGCGCTGCCGACGGAGATCGAGCGCCTGCGCAAGCGCGTCGGACCGATCTGCTTCGGCCAGCACCCGATGCTCGACGTGCTTGCCCGCCAGGTGGATGACTATTTTGCCGGCCACGCTGCCGCTTTCGATATTCCCATCGCTCAGAAAGGCACGCCCTTCGAAGCGATTGTGTGGGACGCGCTACGGCAGATCCCGGCAGGGCAGACGCGCAGCTACGGCGAGATCGCGCGCCATATCGGCCGCCCCGATGCGGCGCGCGCGGCGGCACGGGCCAACGGCGCCAACCAGGTCGCCATCATCGTTCCCTGCCATCGCGTCATCGGCGCCGACGGATCGCTGACCGGATACGGCGGCAAGATCTGGCGCAAGCAATGGCTGCTGGAACACGAGCGGCGCATCGCAACCGATCATTCTCAGCTCTGA
- a CDS encoding cytochrome c peroxidase yields MGRCGLAGTSRVLAVLALAAILGGAADRPAPLDAGHWRKAFTRPDHTPVPPDNPATQEKVSLGAKLFEDPRLSGSGDVACSTCHQADLSFSDGIDRHPGLDGQPLDRRTPPLWNLAWALSLFWDGRADSLETQAIVPIENTREMAGDLDLSLQALSADPQMRKAFASAFPENPAVTRANMAKALAAFQRTLVSPETRFDRWVKGEDAALEPDELAGLSLFVGKAACVACHKGWRFTDDAFHDIGLPGEDRGRGPILGIAAADHAFKTPSLRERVWSAPYMHDGSLAGFEDVVDHYADRVIRRPTLSADLPQRLDLSPTERTQLVAFLNTLSSNDPPRPAGLPPKVMAFGTDAEAVATSTVSQKDRRFTPTSVLLKVGEALRILNDDIRVHNVRLDGPDKSFNSDAQNPGDTVTIGFDRAGRYDVICGIHPEMRLSVTVLAPSTTEPAQNKK; encoded by the coding sequence ATGGGGCGTTGCGGCCTTGCCGGTACCAGCCGGGTGCTCGCGGTCCTCGCGCTCGCGGCCATCCTCGGCGGGGCGGCCGACAGGCCCGCTCCGCTCGATGCCGGGCATTGGCGCAAGGCCTTCACGCGTCCCGACCACACGCCGGTGCCGCCGGACAATCCGGCGACGCAGGAAAAAGTGTCGCTCGGGGCGAAGCTCTTCGAAGACCCCCGCCTGTCCGGCTCCGGCGACGTGGCCTGCTCGACGTGCCATCAAGCGGATCTGTCGTTCTCCGACGGGATCGACCGGCATCCAGGCCTCGACGGTCAGCCCCTCGACCGCCGCACCCCGCCGCTCTGGAACCTCGCCTGGGCCCTGTCCCTGTTCTGGGACGGACGGGCCGACAGCCTCGAGACCCAGGCTATCGTGCCGATCGAGAACACCCGCGAGATGGCGGGCGATCTCGACCTCTCGCTGCAGGCGCTCTCCGCCGACCCGCAGATGCGCAAGGCCTTCGCCTCCGCTTTTCCGGAGAATCCCGCCGTCACCCGCGCCAACATGGCGAAGGCGCTCGCCGCGTTCCAGCGCACCCTCGTCTCGCCCGAGACCCGGTTCGACCGATGGGTGAAGGGCGAGGATGCGGCGCTGGAGCCGGACGAGCTTGCGGGACTTTCGCTCTTCGTCGGCAAGGCAGCTTGCGTCGCCTGCCACAAGGGCTGGCGCTTCACCGACGACGCCTTCCACGACATCGGCCTGCCGGGGGAGGACAGGGGCCGCGGTCCGATCCTCGGCATCGCAGCGGCCGATCATGCCTTCAAGACGCCGAGCCTGCGCGAGCGGGTCTGGTCCGCGCCCTACATGCATGACGGCTCGCTCGCCGGTTTCGAGGATGTGGTCGACCATTATGCCGACCGCGTCATCAGGCGCCCCACCCTCTCGGCCGACCTGCCACAGCGCCTCGATCTCAGCCCCACCGAGCGCACGCAGCTCGTTGCGTTCCTGAACACCTTGTCCAGCAACGATCCGCCGCGCCCCGCCGGCCTGCCGCCGAAGGTAATGGCCTTCGGCACGGACGCGGAGGCGGTCGCGACCTCCACCGTCAGCCAGAAGGACCGGCGCTTCACGCCCACCTCCGTGCTGCTGAAGGTGGGCGAGGCCCTGCGCATCCTCAACGACGACATCCGCGTCCACAACGTGCGCCTCGATGGACCTGACAAAAGCTTCAACTCCGATGCCCAGAATCCCGGCGACACCGTCACCATCGGCTTCGATCGGGCCGGCCGGTACGACGTGATCTGCGGCATCCATCCGGAGATGCGCCTGAGCGTGACCGTGCTGGCCCCCTCGACAACAGAGCCTGCGCAAAACAAAAAATAG
- a CDS encoding Fe2+-dependent dioxygenase — MLITIADVLSQADLEEVRAMLGSMRFEDGRATAGWSARLVKDNEQAREGAALTLLRDKVSGAILGNEVFGLAARPKALTPLTFARYGAGKAYGSHVDNPLMHGLRTDVSFTLFLADPETYDGGELVIESVSGEDEIKLPAGHLVAYDSTSLHRVAPVTRGERMVAVGWAQSHVRDSAKRELLFDLETAKRSLFAQSGKTPEFDLLAKTSANLFRMWAEV; from the coding sequence ATGCTGATCACGATTGCCGATGTCCTGTCGCAAGCCGACCTCGAGGAGGTCCGCGCCATGCTGGGCTCCATGCGATTCGAGGATGGTCGCGCAACGGCAGGATGGAGCGCCAGGCTCGTCAAGGACAACGAGCAGGCGCGCGAGGGCGCGGCGCTGACCCTGTTGCGGGATAAGGTGTCGGGCGCCATCCTCGGCAACGAGGTCTTCGGCCTCGCCGCTCGCCCGAAGGCGCTCACACCCCTGACCTTCGCCCGCTACGGTGCCGGCAAGGCCTACGGCTCCCACGTGGACAACCCGCTGATGCACGGGCTGCGGACGGACGTCTCCTTCACGCTGTTCCTGGCCGATCCGGAGACCTATGACGGCGGCGAACTCGTGATCGAATCGGTGTCCGGAGAAGATGAGATCAAGCTGCCTGCGGGCCATCTCGTCGCCTACGATTCGACGAGCCTGCACCGAGTCGCGCCGGTCACGCGCGGAGAGCGCATGGTGGCGGTGGGCTGGGCGCAGAGCCATGTGCGCGACAGCGCCAAGCGCGAGCTTCTCTTCGATCTGGAAACGGCCAAGCGCAGCCTGTTCGCCCAATCCGGCAAGACGCCGGAATTCGACCTGCTGGCGAAGACCAGCGCCAATCTCTTCAGGATGTGGGCAGAGGTGTAG
- a CDS encoding TIGR02466 family protein, which yields MASIDTLFVTKVYRAEMTGAKAESRNAELEAACLSIAEDDEAGQRWCAKHGYPGYTSYASLNDLPWRVPVFGDLLKELDKHVTAFAKELEFDLQGRKLVLDSLWINILPPGGIHTSHIHPHSVVSGTYYVTIPEGASALKLEDPRLGFMMAAPPRKAKAKQENRQFAYMKPAPGTVLLWESWLRHEVPLNEAESERISVSFNYSWQ from the coding sequence ATGGCCAGCATCGATACGCTTTTCGTCACCAAAGTCTACCGCGCCGAGATGACGGGCGCCAAGGCCGAGAGCCGCAATGCGGAGCTCGAAGCCGCCTGCCTGTCCATCGCCGAGGACGACGAGGCGGGCCAGCGCTGGTGCGCCAAGCATGGCTATCCGGGCTACACCTCCTACGCCTCCCTCAACGACCTGCCCTGGCGGGTGCCGGTGTTCGGCGACCTCCTGAAGGAGCTCGACAAGCATGTGACGGCCTTCGCCAAGGAGCTGGAATTCGACCTCCAGGGCCGCAAGCTCGTTCTCGACAGCCTGTGGATCAATATCCTTCCCCCCGGCGGCATCCACACCTCGCATATCCATCCGCATTCGGTGGTGAGCGGCACCTATTACGTAACGATCCCGGAAGGCGCGAGCGCGCTCAAGCTCGAGGACCCGCGCCTCGGCTTCATGATGGCGGCGCCGCCGCGCAAGGCCAAGGCCAAGCAGGAAAACCGGCAGTTCGCCTATATGAAGCCAGCCCCCGGCACCGTGCTTTTGTGGGAAAGCTGGCTGCGCCACGAGGTACCCCTCAACGAGGCCGAGAGCGAGCGCATCAGCGTGAGCTTCAACTATTCCTGGCAGTAG
- a CDS encoding adenylate/guanylate cyclase domain-containing protein — MARSLDAESLARVIGLRDWLITAAGQMEDSNEVLSGFLERLIELGLPVDRAVSAIEALHSEYAGIGRFWTREEGTVVRYLPHGDRREAIYQTSPFAYVNRTGEWLILDLAETSDDLFPIIPELKEAGYRYYVTIPIRFTNGAENAISFATRSPEGFGTRELTILRMVIPSFALVTELRATSNRLDEVLRIYVGDDPHKAILSGAIQRGQVTRIRSAILFADMRDYTHISSTLSPESAVELLNNYFDCLVPPIEDEGGEVLKYLGDGLLAIVRDKGDDTGGAAQSALTAATKALRRIETANNEGRFPVPINVGFALHHGDAAYGNVGSGQRLDFTVIGRDVNLASRIADLNKSLGEPLLMSKPFVEHLWGNPLPLGAHAVQGFAEAIEVYKP, encoded by the coding sequence ATGGCTCGAAGCCTCGATGCCGAAAGCCTCGCGCGCGTCATTGGCCTGCGGGACTGGCTGATCACGGCCGCGGGCCAGATGGAGGATTCGAACGAGGTTCTCTCCGGTTTCCTCGAACGGCTGATCGAGCTTGGCCTTCCCGTCGACCGCGCCGTGTCCGCCATCGAGGCGCTGCATTCGGAATATGCCGGGATCGGCCGGTTCTGGACCCGGGAGGAGGGCACCGTCGTGCGCTACCTGCCCCACGGCGACCGCCGCGAGGCCATCTACCAGACGAGCCCCTTCGCTTATGTCAACCGCACCGGTGAGTGGCTGATTCTCGATCTCGCCGAGACCTCCGACGATCTCTTCCCGATCATTCCGGAGCTGAAGGAAGCAGGATACCGCTACTACGTCACGATTCCGATCCGCTTCACGAACGGGGCCGAGAACGCGATCTCTTTCGCGACCCGATCGCCGGAAGGGTTCGGCACGCGCGAGTTGACGATCCTGCGCATGGTCATCCCGTCCTTCGCCCTCGTGACCGAGCTGCGCGCCACGAGCAACCGGCTCGACGAGGTGCTGCGCATCTATGTGGGCGACGATCCGCACAAGGCCATTCTCTCGGGCGCGATCCAGCGCGGACAGGTGACGCGCATCCGCTCGGCCATCCTGTTCGCCGACATGCGCGACTACACGCACATTTCCTCGACCCTGAGCCCGGAAAGCGCGGTCGAACTGCTGAATAACTATTTCGATTGTCTCGTGCCGCCCATCGAGGACGAGGGCGGGGAGGTGCTGAAATATCTCGGCGACGGGCTGCTCGCCATCGTGCGCGACAAGGGTGACGACACGGGCGGCGCTGCGCAATCGGCGCTCACCGCAGCCACCAAGGCCTTGCGGCGCATCGAGACCGCCAACAACGAGGGCCGCTTTCCCGTGCCGATCAATGTCGGCTTTGCGCTGCATCACGGCGATGCCGCCTACGGTAATGTCGGCTCCGGCCAGCGCCTGGATTTCACGGTGATCGGGCGCGACGTGAATCTGGCGAGCCGCATCGCCGATCTGAACAAGAGCCTCGGCGAGCCGCTGCTGATGTCGAAGCCGTTCGTGGAGCACCTATGGGGCAATCCCCTGCCGCTCGGCGCGCACGCAGTCCAAGGTTTCGCAGAGGCGATCGAAGTCTACAAGCCGTAG
- a CDS encoding patatin-like phospholipase family protein — MTGRAERHQKTVRGLTGPHAEKTVSLGLQGGGAHGAFTWGVLDYLLEDGRLAVEAITGASAGSMNAVVLIEGWIEGGREGAREQLRTFWKRVSLDGVLTPLQRSLFDRMLSYWSVNEVPTRLWFDAWSRVASPYDLNPLDINPLRDALNDLIDFDKVRACTDVKLFITATNVWSGKIRIFKGSEMTVDHVLASACLPMIFRSVEIDGEPYWDGGYSGNPALFPLYYEAKSDDILLVQINPIERRTTPRTPQEIQNRLTEITFNANLLQQLRSIEFVTRLIDDGKLSTKEYKRVLMHRIHGGRKLDEFTAASRLSAQWGFFKELKDLGRACAKRWLAENYQFIGQKSTLDLPEAYS, encoded by the coding sequence ATGACCGGTCGAGCGGAACGCCATCAGAAGACCGTGCGCGGCCTCACGGGTCCCCATGCGGAGAAGACCGTGTCGCTGGGGCTGCAGGGCGGCGGGGCGCATGGAGCCTTCACCTGGGGCGTTCTCGACTATCTCCTCGAGGACGGCCGGCTCGCCGTCGAGGCGATCACCGGGGCGAGCGCCGGGTCCATGAACGCGGTGGTGCTGATCGAAGGCTGGATCGAAGGCGGGCGGGAAGGCGCGCGCGAGCAGCTGCGCACGTTCTGGAAGCGGGTGAGCCTCGACGGCGTGCTCACGCCGCTCCAGCGCTCGCTGTTCGATCGCATGCTGAGCTATTGGAGCGTCAACGAGGTGCCGACCCGGCTCTGGTTCGATGCCTGGTCGCGGGTGGCGAGCCCGTACGATCTGAATCCCCTCGACATCAATCCTCTGCGCGATGCCCTCAACGACCTCATCGATTTCGACAAGGTGCGCGCCTGCACGGATGTGAAGCTGTTCATCACCGCGACCAATGTCTGGTCGGGCAAGATCAGGATCTTCAAGGGCTCCGAGATGACGGTCGACCATGTGCTCGCCTCGGCCTGCCTGCCGATGATCTTCAGGTCGGTCGAGATCGACGGAGAACCCTATTGGGACGGCGGCTATTCGGGCAATCCGGCCCTGTTCCCGCTGTACTACGAGGCGAAGTCCGACGACATCCTGCTCGTGCAGATCAACCCGATCGAACGCCGGACGACGCCGCGGACGCCGCAGGAGATCCAGAACCGGCTGACCGAGATCACCTTCAACGCCAATCTCCTGCAGCAGCTGAGATCGATCGAGTTCGTGACCCGGCTGATCGACGACGGCAAGCTCTCGACCAAGGAATACAAGCGCGTGCTCATGCACCGCATCCATGGCGGGCGGAAGCTCGACGAATTCACGGCGGCCTCCCGGCTCAGTGCGCAATGGGGCTTCTTCAAGGAGTTGAAGGATCTCGGCAGGGCATGCGCGAAACGATGGCTTGCGGAGAATTATCAGTTCATCGGGCAGAAGAGCACGCTCGACCTGCCCGAGGCCTATTCCTGA
- a CDS encoding efflux RND transporter periplasmic adaptor subunit, translating into MRSPRSVFALSVLLSWFVLGEGAQAQGGPGQAPPPVTVAKPVVKDIIERTDFIGRFEAIDQVDIRARVTGYLDKVHFQDGTFVKAGDLLFTIDPRPYRNILEQAQSAVTSAQVRLEFAQSDLDRAEQLRRTGNIADQLFDQRRQAFLTGKAEMDRAQAALRQAQLDVEFTEVKSPLSGRISRKLVSEGNLVIANQTILTNVLSLDPIQFYFDVDERSFLAFSRQTQGGTRTSTNGEKNEVTLTLTDERLGELKGEVDFVDNRLDAASGTIRLRAIFANKDLFLTPGLFGRVTVGASDPYKGILLPDEAISSDQDRRVVYMVDEKNVVHLKPVRIGPRIDGYRVIRDGLTGNETVVVNGLVRVRPGMPITPQMTTLPPTRERSGS; encoded by the coding sequence ATGCGCTCTCCCCGGTCCGTGTTCGCTCTCAGCGTTCTGTTGTCGTGGTTCGTGCTGGGCGAAGGCGCCCAGGCTCAAGGAGGCCCCGGCCAGGCGCCGCCGCCCGTCACCGTCGCGAAGCCCGTGGTGAAGGACATCATCGAGCGGACCGATTTCATCGGGCGCTTCGAGGCCATCGATCAGGTCGATATCCGCGCCCGGGTCACGGGCTATCTCGACAAGGTTCATTTCCAGGACGGGACCTTCGTCAAGGCGGGTGATCTCCTCTTCACCATCGATCCGCGACCCTACCGTAACATTCTCGAACAGGCGCAATCGGCCGTCACCTCCGCGCAGGTTCGGCTGGAATTCGCGCAGAGCGATCTCGACCGCGCCGAGCAGCTGCGCCGCACGGGCAACATCGCCGACCAGCTCTTCGACCAGCGCCGTCAGGCCTTCCTGACAGGCAAGGCCGAAATGGATCGTGCGCAGGCGGCGCTGAGGCAGGCGCAGCTCGACGTCGAGTTCACGGAGGTGAAATCGCCATTGTCGGGACGAATCTCGCGCAAGCTCGTGTCCGAGGGCAATCTTGTCATCGCGAACCAGACGATCCTGACGAACGTCCTCTCGCTTGATCCGATCCAGTTCTATTTCGATGTCGACGAGCGATCCTTTCTCGCATTCTCCCGTCAGACCCAGGGCGGAACCAGGACCTCGACCAACGGCGAGAAGAATGAAGTTACATTGACTCTGACGGATGAGCGTCTGGGAGAGCTCAAAGGCGAGGTCGACTTCGTCGACAACCGCCTCGATGCCGCGAGCGGCACAATCCGCCTTCGCGCGATCTTCGCGAACAAGGATCTCTTCCTCACGCCCGGATTGTTCGGCCGCGTCACGGTGGGAGCCTCCGATCCCTACAAGGGCATCCTCCTGCCGGACGAGGCGATCAGCAGCGATCAGGACCGGCGTGTGGTCTACATGGTCGACGAGAAGAACGTCGTCCATCTCAAGCCTGTGCGCATCGGACCGCGGATCGACGGCTATCGCGTCATCCGCGACGGGCTGACCGGCAACGAGACGGTGGTCGTGAACGGGCTCGTCCGCGTCCGGCCCGGAATGCCGATCACGCCGCAGATGACGACCCTTCCACCGACGCGCGAGCGCAGCGGCAGCTGA
- a CDS encoding efflux RND transporter permease subunit, whose protein sequence is MRFAHFFVDRPIFATVLSALFLIIGGIAYTTLPVAQYPDIAPPTVVVRASYPGADAQTVAATVATPLEQQINGVENMLYMSSYSTGDGAMALTISFKLGTDLDNAQVLVQNRVAIATPRLPEEVRRLGVTTLKSSPDLMMVVHMLSPDGSYDQLYVSNYARNYVRDILLRLDGVGDLIIFGERQYSLRIWLDPEKLASFGMSSSEVVKAIQEQNVQVSGGALGQEPTPSDSAFQLTVTTQGRFEDPRQFRQIIVQATPEGRLVRLQDVARIELGAQDYVTNSYLNGKPAVALAIFQRPATNALAASDQIIKTMEQLKEGFPPGIAYQIVYNPTEFIADSVNEVYKTLFEATALVVIVVFVFLQSWRTAIIPIVAIPVSLIGTFAFMAALGFSINTLTLFGMVLAIGIVVDDAIVVVENVERNIALGMSPRDAAHATMDEVGTALVAIALVLVAVFVPTAFIPGISGQFYRQFALTIAVSTVISAFNSLTLSPALAAFLLKPHNHEPSRNPLVRLGNRLANGFNRGFDVTSNGYARAVGTLVRHKFIVLPVYVGLLAGTVWISNHVPRGFIPTLDQGYAIVVIQLPDGSSLSRTDAVVQRASKIMQETPGVQNAVAFAGFSGATFTNATNAAAIFAGFKPFDERVRDGNSGMKIIGDLFARMQQIEEAFIIAIPPPPVRGLGNSGGFKVQLQNRTGDDVRGILAVAYQLMGQSRQNPNLAGVFTTFSANSPQVYLEIDRQKASILNVPIPNIFETLRINLGTAYVNDFNAFGRVYQVRAQADQRFRIDQEDINRLRVRSSTGALIPLGTLVEMREVSGPALVQRYNMFTSVALQGDAAPGVSSGDALDAMETLIRQSLSPSMGFEWTELAFQERQTGNTAVYIFGLSVLFVFLVLAAQYESWSLPIAIILIVPMSVLSALIGVMIRRQDNNILTQIGLVVLVGLAAKNAILIVEFAKQAEIEGKTPVEAVVEACRLRLRPILMTAFAFILGVLPLVIATGPGAEMRQALGTAVFAGMLGVTVFGLFLTPVFYVAVRLLVLWMFRRRVPKRPDASGARPTPAE, encoded by the coding sequence ATGCGCTTCGCCCACTTCTTTGTCGATCGGCCGATCTTCGCAACGGTCCTGTCGGCGCTCTTCCTGATCATCGGCGGCATCGCCTACACCACTCTGCCGGTCGCGCAGTATCCCGACATCGCACCGCCCACCGTCGTGGTTCGGGCGAGCTACCCTGGAGCGGATGCGCAGACGGTCGCCGCCACCGTCGCGACGCCGCTGGAGCAGCAGATCAACGGCGTCGAGAACATGCTCTACATGTCGTCCTATTCCACGGGCGACGGCGCCATGGCGCTGACGATCTCGTTCAAGCTCGGCACCGATCTCGACAATGCTCAGGTGCTGGTTCAGAACCGGGTCGCGATCGCCACGCCGCGCCTGCCGGAAGAGGTGCGACGCCTCGGGGTGACGACGCTCAAGAGCTCGCCCGACCTGATGATGGTCGTGCACATGCTCTCGCCGGACGGGTCCTACGATCAGCTCTACGTCTCGAACTATGCCCGTAACTACGTGCGCGACATCCTCCTGCGCCTCGACGGCGTGGGCGATCTCATCATCTTCGGCGAGCGGCAATATTCGCTGCGCATCTGGCTCGATCCCGAGAAGCTCGCATCCTTCGGCATGTCGTCGAGCGAAGTGGTCAAGGCGATCCAGGAGCAGAACGTCCAAGTTTCCGGCGGCGCCCTGGGGCAGGAGCCGACACCGTCGGATTCCGCGTTCCAGCTCACGGTCACGACTCAAGGCCGCTTCGAGGATCCGCGCCAGTTCCGGCAGATCATCGTTCAGGCTACGCCCGAGGGTCGCCTCGTCAGGCTGCAGGACGTCGCGCGCATCGAGCTCGGCGCCCAGGATTACGTGACGAATTCCTATCTGAACGGCAAGCCGGCCGTTGCGCTTGCGATCTTCCAGCGGCCGGCCACCAATGCGCTCGCCGCATCGGATCAGATCATCAAGACCATGGAACAGCTCAAGGAGGGGTTCCCGCCCGGGATCGCCTACCAGATCGTTTACAACCCGACGGAATTCATCGCCGACAGCGTGAACGAGGTCTACAAGACGCTGTTCGAGGCGACGGCCCTTGTCGTGATCGTGGTGTTCGTGTTCCTGCAGAGCTGGCGCACGGCGATCATCCCCATCGTCGCGATCCCCGTCTCCCTGATCGGCACCTTCGCGTTCATGGCGGCCCTCGGCTTCTCGATCAACACACTGACCCTGTTCGGCATGGTGCTCGCCATTGGCATCGTGGTCGACGATGCCATCGTGGTGGTGGAGAACGTCGAGCGCAACATCGCCCTCGGCATGTCGCCGCGGGACGCGGCCCATGCCACCATGGACGAAGTCGGCACCGCGCTCGTGGCCATCGCGCTCGTTCTCGTGGCGGTCTTTGTGCCGACAGCCTTCATTCCCGGCATCTCGGGGCAATTCTACCGTCAGTTCGCCCTGACCATCGCCGTGTCGACGGTCATTTCGGCCTTCAATTCCCTGACGCTCTCGCCGGCGCTGGCCGCATTCCTGCTCAAACCACACAACCATGAGCCGTCCCGCAACCCGCTCGTGCGCTTGGGCAACAGATTGGCGAACGGCTTCAACCGCGGATTCGACGTGACGTCGAACGGCTATGCCAGAGCGGTGGGAACATTGGTGCGGCACAAGTTCATCGTTCTGCCGGTCTATGTCGGGCTTCTCGCCGGGACCGTCTGGATCTCCAACCACGTGCCGCGCGGATTCATTCCGACCCTGGATCAGGGCTATGCCATCGTCGTGATCCAGCTGCCCGACGGCTCCTCCCTGTCGCGCACCGACGCGGTGGTGCAGCGAGCCTCCAAGATCATGCAGGAAACGCCGGGCGTTCAGAACGCAGTGGCCTTCGCAGGCTTCTCCGGCGCCACCTTCACCAATGCCACCAATGCAGCTGCGATCTTCGCCGGATTCAAGCCGTTCGACGAGCGGGTCAGGGACGGCAACTCGGGAATGAAGATCATCGGCGACCTCTTCGCCCGCATGCAGCAGATCGAGGAGGCGTTCATCATCGCCATCCCGCCGCCGCCGGTGCGCGGCCTCGGCAATTCCGGCGGCTTCAAGGTGCAGCTTCAGAACCGCACCGGGGACGACGTGCGTGGAATTCTCGCAGTCGCGTATCAGCTGATGGGTCAGTCGCGGCAGAACCCGAATCTCGCCGGCGTCTTCACCACATTCTCGGCCAATTCGCCCCAGGTCTATCTGGAGATCGACCGGCAGAAGGCGAGCATCCTCAACGTGCCGATCCCGAACATCTTCGAGACCCTCCGGATCAATCTCGGCACTGCCTATGTGAACGACTTCAACGCCTTCGGCCGCGTCTATCAGGTGCGCGCCCAGGCCGACCAGCGCTTCCGCATCGATCAGGAGGACATCAACCGGCTGCGTGTCCGCTCCTCGACCGGCGCGCTCATCCCGCTGGGGACGCTCGTCGAGATGCGGGAGGTGTCGGGCCCTGCTCTCGTTCAGCGCTACAACATGTTCACGTCGGTGGCGCTGCAGGGCGATGCGGCTCCGGGCGTGTCCTCGGGCGACGCGCTCGACGCCATGGAGACCCTGATCCGGCAAAGTCTTTCACCCAGCATGGGCTTCGAATGGACGGAACTGGCGTTCCAGGAGCGGCAGACCGGCAACACGGCGGTGTACATCTTCGGGCTCTCGGTGCTGTTCGTCTTCCTCGTGCTCGCGGCGCAGTACGAAAGCTGGTCGCTGCCGATCGCCATCATCCTGATCGTGCCGATGAGCGTGCTCTCCGCGCTGATCGGCGTGATGATCCGCAGGCAGGACAACAACATCCTGACCCAGATCGGCCTCGTGGTCCTGGTCGGTCTCGCCGCGAAGAACGCTATCCTCATCGTCGAGTTCGCCAAGCAGGCGGAAATCGAGGGCAAGACGCCGGTGGAGGCTGTAGTCGAGGCCTGCCGGCTGCGGCTGCGTCCCATCCTGATGACGGCCTTCGCCTTCATCCTCGGCGTGCTGCCGCTGGTGATCGCGACCGGGCCGGGCGCGGAGATGCGGCAGGCGCTCGGCACGGCGGTCTTCGCCGGCATGCTCGGCGTCACCGTGTTCGGGCTGTTCCTGACGCCGGTCTTCTACGTGGCCGTGCGCCTCCTGGTGTTGTGGATGTTCAGGCGGAGGGTCCCGAAGCGGCCGGACGCCTCCGGTGCCAGGCCGACGCCGGCCGAATAG